A region of Vitis vinifera cultivar Pinot Noir 40024 chromosome 13, ASM3070453v1 DNA encodes the following proteins:
- the LOC100266046 gene encoding protein ZINC INDUCED FACILITATOR-LIKE 1 isoform X1, whose product MAPRFNLFCLLLKNLLLSIEVCTFNSYFVYREMKEEQREVLLKKVYHGGCPGCRVEHLKDTQRGLPVRQLFFVWIVVLCNALPISSLFPYLYFMIRDFNIAKTEKDIGYYAGYAGASYMFGRALTSILWGMVADRYGRKPVILVGTASVVIFNTLFGLSLNYWMAISSRFLLGSMSTLLGPIMAYATEIFREEYQALGLSTINTAWGVGLIIGPALGGFLAQPAEKYPNIFSKESIFGRFPYFLPCLCTSVYAFGITIACCWLQETLHTHNENDKLRKNSYNALEAPFCGFNAEETVNEIEANKPTSKESLIKNWPLLSSIFVYCVFSLHDMAYSEIFSLWAVSPRKYGGLSYSTDDVGVVLAISGFGVLVFQLSLYPYLEKLLGPIIICRIAGVLSIPLLAIYPLIAMLSGFSLSLALNCASAMKNVLSVSIGTGLIILQNRAVEQHQRGAANGITMTTMSLFKAAGPAGGGVIFSWAQGRQRAAFFPGDQMIFFILNVVEAIAVLMTFKPFLVRRSQ is encoded by the exons ATGGCTCCacgttttaatttattttgtctCCTACTTAAAAATCTACTTTTAAGCATTGAAGTTTGCACCTTCAACAGCTACTTTGTTTACAGGGAAATGAAGGAGGAGCAGAGAGAGGTGTTGTTGAAGAAGGTTTACCATGGGGGATGCCCAGGATGTAGAGTGGAGCATCTTAAAGACACACAGAGAGGTTTACCAGTTAGACAACTGTTTTTTGTGTGGATTGTGGTGCTCTGCAATG CGCTGCCCATATCATCTCTTTTTCCGTACCTTTATTTCATG ATAAGGGACTTCAATATAGCAAAAACCGAGAAAGACATTGGCTACTATGCAGGTTATGCAG GGGCTTCGTATATGTTTGGACGAGCATTGACATCTATTTTATGGGGAATGGTGGCTGATCGATATGGTCGAAAACCTGTTATATTAGTAGGCACTGCCTCAGT GGTTATTTTCAACACCCTTTTTGGCCTTAGTTTAAACTACTGGATGGCCATCTCTTCAAGGTTTCTTCTTGGAAGTATGAGTACTTTACTTGGACCAATAATG GCATATGCAACTGAAATTTTCCGTGAAGAATACCAAGCTTTAGGACTGTCAACA attaataCAGCATGGGGCGTAGGATTGATCATTGGACCAGCATTGGGAGGTTTCCTTGCCCAG CCTGCTGAAAAGTATCCGAATATATTCTCCAAAGAATCTATATTTGGAAG ATTCCCATACTTCTTGCCCTGCCTTTGCACATCTGTTTATGCGTTTGGGATAACTATTGCCTGTTGCTGGCTTCAG GAAACGCTGCACACACACAATGAAAACgacaaattaagaaaaaactcTTACAATGCTTTGGAAGCTCCATTCTGTGGGTTTAATGCAGAAGAAACAGTAAACGAAATTGAGGCAAACAAACCAACTTCTAAGGAAAGCCTCATAAAGAATTGGCCCTTGCTGTCTTCTATCTTTGTTTACTGTGTTTTCTCACTTCATGATATGGCTTACTCGGAG ATATTCTCATTATGGGCTGTGAGTCCTAGAAAATATGGGGGTTTGAGCTATTCAACGGATGATGTAGGTGTAGTTCTTGCAATCTCAG GTTTTGGGGTTTTGGTATTCCAACTTTCTCTCTATCCATATTTGGAGAAGCTTCTTGGGCCCATCATCATCTGTCGCATTGCCGGT GTTTTGTCTATACCTCTGTTGGCAATTTACCCTCTTATAGCCATGCTTTCTGGGTTCAGCCTCTCTTTGGCATTGAATTGTGCATCGGCAATGAAGAATGTATTATCT GTGTCCATTGGAACTGGCTTGATTATTCTGCAAAATAGAGCTGTG GAGCAACACCAGAGAGGTGCTGCAAATGGCATCACTATGACTACAATGTCTCTTTTCAAAGCAGCAGGTCCTGCTGGAGGAGGTGTAAT
- the LOC100248874 gene encoding putative UPF0481 protein At3g02645 encodes MTSNSNPSFDELRWVIEIRRTLDEELEEDSEVPVNIYNVPKTLMATKPDCYVPQEVALGPYHHWRPELYEMERYKLAAAKRTQKHLQRVKFESLVDQLTKHEPRIRACYHKFLEFNGDTLAWMMAIDASFLLEFLQVYAIKAGRVLTRVSSRMSHLVDYAGTKSAHNAILRDMVMLENQIPLFVLRKVLEFQFPTLDQADDMLCSMLAGFGEDLCPFGMMKDLPQIHVEEQAHLLDFLYHLIVPRSKEPSEIIEVENEDESKEGKEESFGDSNYVQQLFQIIWNLVSTCTQGPIRLLKRLLLSDPVKVILKLPWTIVSKLPGFSILKQPVEDIFFSQNKEENKPENGNNIIKPPLIEEIAIPSVSELSKSGVRFLPTNGSISSITFDAKMATLYLPTVSLEVNTEVILRNLVAYEASNASGPLIIARYTELMNGIIDTKEDAQFLRERGIILNRLKSDEEVADLWNGMNKTIRLTKVPFLDKVIEDVNNYHTGIWQVKAGKFMKRYVFGSWQFLTFLATVCILWLMALQAFCSVYSCPRMFNVTKDE; translated from the coding sequence ATGACCTCCAACTCTAACCCAAGCTTTGATGAGCTCAGATGGGTGATTGAGATACGTAGGACTCTAGATGAAGAGCTTGAAGAAGATAGTGAAGTCCCCGTGAACATCTACAATGTGCCCAAAACCCTAATGGCTACTAAGCCGGATTGCTACGTTCCTCAAGAAGTTGCACTGGGGCCTTATCATCATTGGCGGCCGGAGCTCTACGAGATGGAGAGGTATAAGCTTGCAGCAGCGAAAAGAACTCAAAAGCATCTCCAAAGAGTGAAGTTTGAAAGCCTTGTTGATCAGTTGACCAAGCATGAGCCAAGGATTCGAGCTTGTTACCACAAGTTCTTGGAGTTCAATGGTGATACCTTAGCGTGGATGATGGCTATTGATGCCTCTTTCTTGCTTGAGTTCCTTCAAGTCTATGCCATCAAGGCGGGTCGGGTGCTGACCAGAGTTTCCTCCAGGATGTCACACCTAGTTGATTATGCCGGGACCAAATCAGCTCATAATGCGATTCTTAGAGACATGGTGATGCTTGAGAatcaaattccattgtttgtaTTGAGGAAGGTGCTAGAATTCCAGTTCCCCACTCTAGATCAAGCTGATGATATGTTGTGTTCAATGTTAGCCGGGTTTGGTGAAGATCTTTGTCCATTTGGGATGATGAAGGACTTGCCCCAGATCCACGTTGAGGAGCAAGCCCACCTGCTGGACTTTCTGTACCATCTCATCGTGCCAAGATCAAAAGAACCATCTGAAATAATTGAAGTAGAGAACGAAGATGAATCAAAGGAGGGCAAAGAAGAATCTTTTGGAGATTCCAATTATGTGCAACAGCTATTTCAGATAATTTGGAATCTGGTCTCAACATGCACTCAAGGCCCAATACGTCTTCTCAAGAGACTTTTATTATCCGATCCTGTAAAAGTCATACTGAAATTGCCTTGGACAATCGTCTCCAAGCTCCCCGGGTTTTCCATCTTGAAACAACCTGTCGAAGATATCTTCTTTtcccaaaacaaagaagaaaacaagCCTGAAAATGGGAACAACATCATCAAACCTCCACTGATAGAGGAAATCGCCATCCCTTCAGTGTCCGAGCTCTCCAAATCCGGTGTCCGCTTCTTACCTACTAATGGTAGCATCTCATCCATCACTTTCGATGCTAAGATGGCCACACTTTACCTCCCTACTGTTAGCTTAGAAGTAAACACAGAGGTTATTCTGAGAAACCTGGTTGCATATGAAGCATCAAATGCATCAGGGCCACTCATTATTGCTCGGTACACTGAACTAATGAATGGGATTATTGATACCAAGGAAGATGCCCAGTTTCTGAGAGAAAGAGGAATTATTTTGAACCGGTTGAAGAGTGATGAAGAGGTGGCCGACCTGTGGAATGGGATGAACAAGACCATAAGGTTGACGAAGGTGCCCTTCCTAGATAAGGTGATTGAAGATGTGAACAACTATCACACTGGCATATGGCAGGTTAAGGCCGGAAAGTTTATGAAGCGTTACGTGTTTGGTTCATGGCAGTTTCTAACGTTTCTGGCTACCGTTTGCATCTTGTGGTTAATGGCATTGCAAGCATTTTGCTCTGTCTATAGCTGTCCTCGAATGTTTAATGTCACAAAAGATGAGTGA